tgtcagttTTAAACAGTGCTATTGTGGACATTCCTGAGAGTTGTTGTACAGTATATACAAGTAAGGATGTATATCTTCAACTTTACTATATAAAGTCATATAATGCCATATTCTTCTCCAAAGTGGATGTATTAACTTACAACCCCCCTCTGAATGTAttaattattctatttctttcaCATCATCAGACTATTGTCAGGCTAATTTTTGTCAATCTGTTAGGTGTAAAATGATAGCTAGCAAGCAAATgtggacctcagtcctacaactacaAGGAACCAAATTCTGCCACAACCATATCAGCTTCCAAGAGAACCCTGAGCTACAGAATGAAACACATCCTGGCAGACACCTTGACTGCACTTTGTGAGactctgagcagaggacccagtaaAGCTATGCCTGCatcctgacccacagaagctgagaataaatgtatgttgttttaagccaccagttTATGTTAATTAGTTATACAATGACAAATACCCAGTACAAGACGCATCCATGGAGAAGGAAATATAACCCTAATACACCACTTGGTTCTATAGTGAACAGAAGAGCTGAGAGCTGTTtcctttggtttaaaaaaaaatccggtggggcttccctggtggcgcagtggttgagaatctgcctgccattgcaggggacacgggttcgagccctggtctgggaagatcccacatgccgcagagcaactaggcccgtgagccacaactactgagcctgcgcgtctggagcctgtgctccgcaacaagagaggccgcgatagtgagaggcccgcgcacagcgatgaagagtggcccccgcttgtcacaactagagaaagcccttgcacagaaatgaagacccaatgcagccataaataaataaataaataaataaataaataaataaataaataaataaataaatataaaaaaagaaaatacacataatCAGCCATTAGGaataaaagacatgaaaatataaaaaaaaaaatctggtgaaTGGCTGAGATTGGCTTATCTGGGTCAGGTGTCCATCCCCTGGCTGATCTATGACTAGGAAAGCAGAATTGATTAAAAGATGACAGCTCCCACTTGACCCAGATGGTTTGAGGGGACACTTCCCAGAAGAGggaagctttctttttctttctttctttttcttttcggCCACGCCACAAGGTGctagtggcttgtgggatcttagttccccgaccagggattgaatcagCACCCTTgtcagtgaaagtgcagagtgctaactactggaccgccagggaatttccaaggGAAGCTTtcataatcaaaatgacaatagaTTTCTATCAGGACAATTCATTTAGAAAAGGCaattagaaaagacaaaaatatatctaaaaggacataattaaaatcatttgaaaattagTAAGAACAGTATATAAATGCAACAAGATGATTAATATAAAGAGCAATATAAAATTATAGTCTCAtatcagtaaaaataataaaataaaatggaagatcCATTCATAGTAGCAACAAAAGACAAATAAACCAATATGGAAATCTGTAGGATCaatataaaacataattaatTAGAGACATTTCCTATACTTGATTGACTGTCATGAAGTGTAACATGATCATCACACTGTAAATAAATGCTCTTttcatgagagaaaatatttgatgtttAATTCACATGAAGGTTACTAGCTGAATAGGATCTTCTTTGATACCAGTACCTACATTTTactcagtgattctcaaaattTAGTGTGCATAAGAAAATTCCCTGGGAATGTTTACTGAAGTGCTTATTGCAAGACACTACCCCAAGAGATTTCAAACTGGTATCTCTGCGTGGAACCTATTTGCCTGCATAAGTTGGAAAAACACTGAAACTCAAAGGAACCTCAGATGGAGGCATTTCAGTTCTATCTGGAGATGAGTGGAAGAGATTGTCAGGAGTGAATATGTTTCTGGCCATCATCAAATAACATCAGAGTAATTGGGCTGTGTATGTTTATTTGTGGCTCTTAAGACTACTTATACCCGGAAGAGCATATTTGTACCTAGTATTTCTATGAGGTTATATGCGAGGAATCTTAAGGGATTTACTCTATATTGTGTGTTCTCCTTGCTGTCTCTGAGTACTTGCTTGTGTTCTGTGAATTTGGGAGGGAAGTAAGGAAGGTAGAAATGGGGACAAGGGGGAGGAGAGGCAATGGAGGGCCTATGGCATTGTCTCTGAGAAAGAGAGATGCTCAAGGATTGTGCTGGTGAATATGCTTATTTCTTCATCTGGCAATGGTTGGTTAGCTATCAATGAACCAGAGCAGAAGACCAGAACGGAAACCACGACACCCACCCAAAAAAAAGTTTGGGTTTTCTCCAAAACCATTTTCCTTCTGTATGTGGATGCAATGAGCTGAATAGAGAATATAAGTAGACTTCAAGAAACCCCCTCCACACTCTAGAGCCTGACTGGCCACTCCGGAGCCTCTTGCCTCTGCCAGTGCTCAGACCTACCTTCAGTCTCATGGGAGGCTTTGAGGGTCATCTGTACCCAGGACTGTCTCTCTTCCTCTATGGACTTTATCACGCACGACTCGTCTCCAGGGCCTTGATACGCAACTACCCCGTCCAGTATCTGCCACGCCGTCCCTGCAGCAAAGGAAGATGGGCGAGGCTGCAGCAAATATACTATGTGGGACTGGCGAAGATATTGAGCTCCTTCATTTTAGTAGCCCAAGAACTGCATAACATTCAAGGGCAGTTTGTACTGATCAGCAAGATATATCACCAGAGAAACTTTTTGTACCACAAACAGTGGCAGCATCTCACTCTCTACACGACCTTCTTCCTGAGTGGGTGTGTAGATGTGGTGAGCCAGAACCTGCTGCCCCAGAGGTCTCCTGCCCTGGAACAAGGCGCCCAAGCCCTGGGCATGTTTCTGATTCTGCCCCTGATGGTGTCTCACTTGCAGGACTCAGAAGGAGTGGAGCTGCAGTGTCACGTCCTGCTCATCCAGGCCttgttcctgctgctgctggtggtgaTCGCAGAGCTGTGGGCTCCCAACGTGCGGCAGCTCTGGGTGATGAAGGCCTTTTTATATATGATTATAGGCTCTTGGCTGATCCAGATAGCCTTTATGCTGTACAAGCCAATCTCTGGAcataaatggatggatgatgacaaaaatgatattttatttatcaccATCTTCTTCTGCTGGCATGTGGCTTCCCTTGCCATTTTGATGATCTGGATCTACGGCGTCTCCTTTTTGTGGTATTGTTACATTTGCTGATGTCTGAACCAGGTGAGCCTGGAAGGGTACCTCTCACCTGCACATTCTGGAACAACTGGAGGAGAAGTTGTGGGACGAAGAACTGTCAGAGAGGGAGACCAAGTGTCTTTCCTTCAGAGGTGCCACCGAGGCAGCTCACTCCACTGGGAGGGGCATACTGCTCTCTCCTCTGTTGGCTTCTTTCAGTCTTGTTTGCTAAGCAGTGAGCAGAGAAAAGGCAAATGAACCCAGGAGGCATGTTACTATGACCTTCATTTTCAACTCCCCAAGTATTTCCCCCATCTCCCCTCAACTCGTCTCAGCTCCAGCCAAAGCAATCTGCTTGCCCTGCTCCTCTCTGCATTCCTCACCCACCACCCCAACCCAgtagaaagtgaaaataaatgcaCTATAATGTGCCTTTGGGTTTTTATAAATATCCCTCACCCACCACATAGAATACTTACCACTAGTCACTGACATTTAGTAATTATAATGATTTACAGTCTTTCATGCAGCATAATATTTTACCCATCATAATAACCACCTcctcatcctttttctttctggatcGCTTCAATACTCATACTAAATCTGAACTGTTATTTTGACCATCTGGAACTCATAGAACTGTTATTGAGGTCTTTCTTTTGATTACTTTATGGTTTATCAAACAGAAAgtcagatactttttttttcagctttgttgaggtgtacttaatatataaaaaaattgttCATAAGTtatacattttgatgagtttgggCATAAATATATtgtgataccatcaccacaatccttAAAGGCAATGTCCTCTTCAGGGTCTAGAAGAACAGAGCAGCAACCTGCACATAGTGAGGGCTCAGAAGTGTTTGTCTGCTTCCAGAATTTCTCCAGCCCCTTCTCGCCAAGTGTAGTGTCTGTCAGATTCTTCTACCTGGGTAGATCAACCCATTGCTGTGTACACACCTCAACGAATTTCCAAATAAGACTCACCTGCACCCAATCTTTTCTGGttctcatataaaataaaatccaatggCTTAGGGctgagtcaagatggcagactaggaggacACGGAGTTTGCCCCTGCTCACAACTAGGACatctaccaggcactggtgggggacgaCTGACACTTAAGGGGACAGGACAGGAGGAAACCACAAGCCACCCAGTAGGATGTTtaggagagggagtggggaggagaagtggaggtgggatgggaccgGTGCCCCTGAGAggtgactgggggaggggagggtttcCCACACCCAGAGAGGCCCACCCACGGTGAGGTTGTCAAGAGGGATGGGGAGAGATCCTCGGGAGATCGGAGGATTGGAAGGGAAAGCGGCCAGCATTTCCCCTGTCCACTTgggccccagggagcctgctgaggtcccaggcctgatcctctgccctccgAGGCCCCTTCTGGCTGCATGGCTCCTGAGggtgtgggagggtgggaggcggggagggaaAGTAGATGCTGGATGCGACCagtgcccctgaggggcggctgggcgaggggaggggttcccacgctCAGGAGAGGCCCACCCACAGTGATAGGATCAATGAGGATGGGGAGAGACCCTCAGGAGATCGGAAGATCAGAAGGGAATGCGGCCAGTGTTTCCCCTGCCCAATTGGGCTGCAGGGAGTCTGCTGAGgtcccaggcctaatcctctaCCCTCCAAGGCTCCCTCTAGCCACGCTGAGCCTAAgctccacacccccacccccacccaggtcTTTACCTCCAGACTCGGCGGTCTGAGGCCCCCTCCCACCATGCTGCCATTTCCAGCTGCTCATGTCCTCAGTCTAGACCCCGCCCCcgcctaaaccccacccccacctagACCCCGCCCCCAAagccatgtgtaaaatagctagctaatgggaacatgctgtatagggcagggagatcagctcagtgctctgtgatgacctagatgggtgggatcggaggggagggaggtccaaaagggaagggatatatatatatatctgatattcctcattgtacagcagaaactaacacaacattctaaagcaattatactccaataaaaaatccAATGGCTTGTTTATtctgcatatttttctttttaatcctcacTACTATTCTATGAGGTAGACTTATAGATGATAACCTAAAACTCAAAAGTCTTAACAAAGTGGCTTAATGGAGGTAGACATTTAGCCATGTCACATAATGCTATAGCTGCAAGTCAAAGGGAATGGAATTCTGTGCGGGTAGAGTTAAAGTATTGGGGACTTGCAAAAGAATGTCTTTATGCCACCCGTTCTGCTTTTCTCCCTGCTGTCCCCAGGATGTGGAGAATCTAAGCTTCCCTACTTGCGGTAATGGCTAAAATATTTATGCTTAGAACAGAGTGAGGCTGGGACAAGGATTCTAGAGAGCCATTATCCTTCTAGTTTCCCCCTTATTTCTAGTTCCTAGGAAAACAAGATGTAACCCTTTTCCTTTGGTTCTGGCGCTATtcttccttgttaattttcttgtTCAAAAGTTAAGGTGTAGCAGGGGTAAATTGTCGTCTGGCTCTTAAGAGCCTCTACTCTCTGGTTTTGGGAACTTGTGAGCATTCTGACGATTGCAAAGGAGAGAGGGACTTCCCAGTGTTATTTACAGGGGGCTCAGCAGTGTCTCAGGATGCAGGCTGGTATGCATGTGCTCAACGTCCAGTGTGTGAGCAGCGGGCAGCTCTCCATGGGAGGCTTACACCTTGCACCAGTGGGATGATCAGGTAATGATGCTGTCCACAGGACAGGAGCCATGGTCCCTGGGGTGGAAATAAAATATTCCCCAGACATTAGTTCAGCTTCTGTGCTTCTCCTTGCTCCTGGTGACCGTGGAGCTCTGCACTTTCCGTTGGAGGTTCTACTCTGTTCCTGGTTGTCACCTCTGGGTCCCGTCCCCTTGTTTCTTACCCACAACCTTGGGTATCTTTTCAGGCCTTGGCCAGACTTGCAGCTCCTCCTTCCTGTGGCCTCGTTCGAACTCCTCTAGTGCCTTGAGTTTGGGATGGCAGGGAGTCTGGTTTTCCTCTATTTTCGTTCCTAGTGATTTGACAAAACTGTTTTCTACTTCATTCAGGCCTCCTCTTCTTCATATTAAAAGCATATTTtcgattttttttaacctaaaaattgacttttattttttggtattacAATCTGACCTCATCTTGAGGCAATGTCTTTCACTATAGGGAGAAAAGTTATATACAagggcagaaaagaaaaacaaaatattactattttaagGTATTTTCTCTGTACAAAGGTAAAAGTTGAAGAGATACCTAAGCCACTTTTTGACAGATCTGTCTTGTTTCTGAGTACTTTTGAGATCAGATACTGATGAGCTCATCTCGTGTAGTAAATTAATGCCTCAAAATATTATTATGTCTCAcaatgtgtatctttttttttttttaaagattgattgattgctatgttgggtcttcgtttctatgctagggcttcctctagttgcggcaagcaggggccactcttcatcacggtgtgtgggcctctcactatcgtggcctctcttgttgcggagcgcaggctccagacgcgcagggtcagtagttgtggctcacgggcctagttgctccgtggcatgtgggatcttcccagaccagggctcgaacccgtgtcccctgcattagcaggcagattctc
Above is a window of Balaenoptera acutorostrata chromosome 1, mBalAcu1.1, whole genome shotgun sequence DNA encoding:
- the LOC103001997 gene encoding transmembrane epididymal protein 1-like, with the protein product MGGFEGHLYPGLSLFLYGLYHARLVSRALIRNYPVQYLPRRPCSKGRWARLQQIYYVGLAKILSSFILVAQELHNIQGQFVLISKIYHQRNFLYHKQWQHLTLYTTFFLSGCVDVVSQNLLPQRSPALEQGAQALGMFLILPLMVSHLQDSEGVELQCHVLLIQALFLLLLVVIAELWAPNVRQLWVMKAFLYMIIGSWLIQIAFMLYKPISGHKWMDDDKNDILFITIFFCWHVASLAILMIWIYGVSFLWYCYIC